From a single Lolium rigidum isolate FL_2022 chromosome 7, APGP_CSIRO_Lrig_0.1, whole genome shotgun sequence genomic region:
- the LOC124677524 gene encoding senescence-specific cysteine protease SAG39-like, which produces MASYSMGFLIAIVVCACALSTLAARDLADDSAIVVRHEQWMTKYGRVYNDAAEKAQRLEVFKANVAFIELVNARNDKFWLEANQFADMTNDEFRATHTGFKLPLGGSKGRRMTSFRYANVSLDALPTAVDWRTKGAVTPIKDQGQCGCCWAFSTVASMEGIVQLSTGKLISLSEQELVDCDTSDNGCGGGLMDNAFEFIVKNNGLTTEANYPYTGADGTCNSNMASSAAASITGHEDVPANDEASLQKAVAAQPVSVAVDGGDDLFRFYKGGVLSGECGTGLDHGIAAVGYGVSDDRTKFWVMKNSWGTSWGEDGFIRMERDIAAEQGLCGLAMQPSYPTV; this is translated from the exons ATGGCTAGCTACTCGATGGGTTTCCTCATTGCCATCGTCGTATGCGCCTGTGCACTTAGCACTCTGGCAGCACGTGACCTCGCAGACGATAGCGCCATAGTCGTGAGGCACGAGCAGTGGATGACCAAGTATGGGCGCGTGTATAATGACGCCGCTGAGAAAGCACAGCGGCTAGAGGTGTTCAAGGCCAACGTGGCGTTCATAGAGTTGGTGAACGCTAGGAACGATAAGTTCTGGCTCGAGGCCAACCAATTTGCAGATATGACCAATGATGAATTCAGGGCTACTCACACAGGCTTTAAACTTCCGTTGGGTGGTAGCAAGGGCCGGAGGATGACAAGCTTTAGGTACGCAAATGTCAGCCTTGATGCTCTTCCGACTGCGGTGGACTGGAGAACCAAAGGTGCTGTCACTCCCATCAAGgaccaaggccaatgtg GGTGTTGCTGGGCGTTCTCCACGGTTGCCTCCATGGAAGGCATTGTGCAGCTGAGCACCGGCAAACTGATATCTCTATCAGAGCAGGAGCTTGTGGACTGCGACACCTCAGACAATGGCTGCGGAGGCGGGCTAATGGACAATGCCTTTGAGTTCATTGTGAAGAACAACGGCCTCACCACCGAGGCCAACTACCCCTACACCGGCGCCGACGGCACCTGCAACTCCAACATGGCCTCCAGCGCTGCAGCGTCCATCACAGGTCACGAGGATGTGCCGGCCAATGACGAGGCATCGCTGCAAAAAGCAGTGGCGGCGCAGCCCGTGTCCGTGGCTGTTGACGGAGGGGACGACCTCTTTCGGTTCTACAAGGGCGGTGTGCTCTCCGGCGAATGCGGCACGGGCCTTGACCATGGCATCGCGGCAGTCGGGTACGGTGTGTCTGACGATAGGACCAAGTTCTGGGTGATGAAGAACTCATGGGGCACGTCGTGGGGCGAggatgggtttattaggatggagAGGGACATCGCCGCCGAGCAAGGCCTATGTGGACTCGCCATGCAGCCTTCCTACCCAACAGTGTAG